From the genome of Bubalus kerabau isolate K-KA32 ecotype Philippines breed swamp buffalo chromosome 13, PCC_UOA_SB_1v2, whole genome shotgun sequence:
GGCGGATCGGGCCGGCCAGGCGGCCCACAAGCCCCGCCCAGTCGATAGGAGGGAGGGTCTTCACGCCAGACCCCAAGGGTGGGGGAGCCAACCAAGATAGAGGGAGGGGAGAGTGAGTTACGGACCCCCGGGGAAAATGCCGCCCCCCCTCCACCGTGACGCCAGAGACAGgctggggagcggggagggggtgTCCCCACGCTCTGGGCTCCTGGTCCCATAGAGAACTGGTCCTCTCCTCCAGTCCCCAGACAACCGCCCCCGCCGCCCGGCCCCATTGCAGGGACCCCGGCCCAGCACCGCCCGGCAGAGCCAGTGGGTGGAGTCTCCGCGGGCCACAGCGCCCCTGGTGGTCAAAGTCCGGAGCGCCAGGTGAGCCCGCAGCTTCCCCGGTCCAGCCCATCAGCTGACCCTTCCCCAGTCCCGCCTTCCCCGACAATCCCGTGAGGAGGATTGCGGTCCCTTCTAAGCAAGCAAGGAAACCAAGGCTCGCAGAAGCCGGGGGACTGACCGTACCCagctggtgggggcggggcagggaccGGGAGGAGGTGCGGATGCAGGCTGGGGGAGGTTGGGAGCGCgggtggggctggaggaaggTGGGGGAACCGAGGTGAGGTCGGGGTGCAGGTGGGGAGAGCGAGCGAGCCAGGGCCCCCCCTCCCCTTCCGAGGCCCCTCGGGCTCCTGGCCGACCCCTCAGCGCCCCCAGGACTGGGACGAGCGCAGACGATCCGATCGCTGTGGCGTGGGCATAGTAGGCAGGATCAGCGCAGCTTCCAGGGGCCTACCCGGAGCCGCCGCCTCCGCTGGGACCTGAGTGCCCCCTCGCTAACGCCCAATGAGTGGCTCCTCCCTCCTAAACTTTACTCTGTTGCTAAAATTTTGTGTTAACTGCAATTTGCTTGTCATTAAAACATATGTAAAACCAGACATTGGCCCCTCTGCCTGTGCCCAAGCACTGCCATCCAGCCCTGTCTCTGACAGGGCTCTCTGCCCGAGGTTCAGCCTGCGTGGTACTGGTCCATTGCAAGGACCAGGAGGATCTCTGAATCTCAGGGCCACCAAAGGAGCAGTGCTGTCTGTCTGTCATCAAACTACCTTGGAGCCACCTGAGGAAAGGTGAAGGGGCGAGAGTGAGGTGGGGGTCTGCTAAGACTAAATGCAGGTGAAGAGAACCCGGCCCCCTGTCGGGAACCGCCCACCAACTTGATCCACAGGAACCACTGGCTGCAGAGGCACAGAGTCAGTGCTTGTTTGGGGAGCAACTCTGTGCTGAAGCAAAGGAGACAGGTCCCAGCACATCATGAACTATTCGACCCCTTCCCAGAGTGGAGGCCTCCCAGGAAGACCGTCGTCACACACAGAGCCTGGGCAGGTGAGGAGCAGGTTGGCATCCCATGCCCCAACCCCAGAAAAGCTACTCCCAAACCCCCCCGCAGGGTCAGAAACACCTTGTGGGCAGAGCGCTCTGACCAGCATGCAGGGGTTTATTCTGACCCTCTGTCATGACCCTGGAGACAGTTCAGGGCAGTTTACATGCAGGGGAAGTCACACTCTCGGCATGCACAGATACACGGAGGCATGTTACACAGGAACAGGCTGACACATCTTTCAGCATGGCGAGAAATGCCACAGTTGTGGTGGCTCTGGTCCTCCCAGCCTCTCGCTGCTGGCGGCACAGagagccccaccctccccaggaaCAACCCCACAGGGCCCAGAACCCCAAAGCACGAGAGGCCAGTCCAGAGTCAGCATCGCCCCCTCTCTGCCTCAGGTCACCTGGCCAGGTCTGCAGCTCACCTGGCAGCTGTTTCAGCAGCCAGTCTGCATGGAGAGCCTTTGCCGAGTCACCGGCCTACAGGCTTCATCTACAGACCAGGAGGGTGCTTCTCTAGGTGGCCATGGTGGGCAGGGTCCCCACGGCCCAGAGAGTCCTTGCAGCCTTGCCCCAGCTCTCCTACCAGCTCTGCATACGAAGCTGTCCTCTAACTGGCACTGCTTAAGACAAGTTGTAACAGTAGGAAGGTCCCCCACAGACACCTGGAGGCCTGAAAATGAAGTAGTGATCAGTCACTGAGGATGCAGAGCAGAACCTGGCCCACTACCATCCTTCCAAGGCCACTAGAACAGACAGGGCAGAGGGTTCTGCTGGCTGCACAGCCGCTGACCTCGGATGGAGTCTGAAACAAGGGATCTAAGGGGGAGGCTGAGGGGGGCTGAGGGAGGCCCGGGCACACCAGAAAGATCACCGCAgagccctccccactccctgcagcTGAGACCAGGCACAGGGGCTGCTCCACAAATGACAAAGGCCTGCAGTGGTCCTCCTGGGCACCTCGCACACCTGAACAGCCATGTCTGCAGTGCAATGGTTCATGTGTTCTGGAGGAAACAGGCTTGCCGAGAAACCTCCAAAGGAAGTTCCACTCTCAGAACAAGTCCCACTGCCCGGGGATGCCCACTGGACTCTCCAGGCAGCCCCATGCCTGTCCAGCTGCCCAGAGGAGACACTGCAGGGCTCCCAGCAGACAGCACACAGCATGAGGGCACATGGGTCTGTACAGCTGCAGTTACACCTCCAGGTGTGTGTCCGTCCACAGCAAGATGTTGAGGGAGAGACCAGAAGGGTCCATGAGGCTTGACAATGCCAGCGCACCTCTGGCAGGCAGCTGAGTCCATGCATCTGCCCCCTGCCCTGCACTAGTAGGACCAGGGCCTTGAGGGCGGCCATCCTGCTCTGACCTGTCCCATGATGGCAGCAGACCCTCCGAGGCCACAGGGCAAGCCATGGAGGCTGGTAGTGCACAGTGACAGTGCGTCAGCCTAGAGAGCGGTGACCTGTGTGAGCTCTGTGTTGGGTGTGGATGGGCTCTGCGGGCTGACAGGCACCATGGGCAGGTCCACGCCTAGTCATGCTGGCCGCGGCACTGTCTCGGCGGTCTTGTGGGCGAGAGCCACGTCCTTGGCAATGCTGCGCACGCGGTCGGACACCTGCATCTCCCGTCGCAGGGTTGATGCACAGCAGAACTTCCGGAAGCAGGCTTTGAAGTTCTCATCCAGGAAGGCATAAAGGATGGGGTTGAGGCCGCTGTTGACATAGCCAAGAGCTGTGCAGAAACGCAGGATGGCCACTGCGGTCTCACTGCCTGGCTGGACACCCAGCCCTTGGACAAGCACGAAGACCTGGACAGGCGTCCAGCAGCCCACGAACactgccaccaccaccagcaccagtcGTGTGATGCGCCGCAGGTTCCGGTCCTTCTCCCGGGAGCCTGAGAGCAGGCGGACGCCACGCAGCCGCCGGATCATGAGGCTGTAGCAGATGGAGATGATGAGCACGGGGATGatgaaggagaagaggaagatgcAGACGGCAAACACAGGGCCCCAGTAATCCTGTGGGGTGGGGATCTCCACCAGACACTCGATCTCTGCAGGAAGAAGAGCGGAGTCAGGGCAGGTGAGCAGGGAGGGAGCCACCCAGAGCCAGGGCAGCAGGGAGCTGGGGAGGAAACGCCACTGCACTGACCTTCATCCTCAACCTGTGCCGAGCCCATGATGGCAACAGGAACACCGACAACAGAGGCCAGGGCCCAGATGGCCACATTGACGGCCTGGGCCTTGCTGGATGTCCGGACGTCAAGGGCGCGGATAGggtggcagatggccacatagcggtccaCGCTCATGGCAGTCAGCGTGAAGGTGCTGGTGAACATGTTGTAATAGTCGATGGCAATGACTGTCTTACACAAGGCATTCCCAAATGGCCAGAAGCCCAGGAGGACATCTGTGCCCTGGAAGGGCAGTGTCAGCAGCACCAAAGTGTCTGCCAGGGCCagattaaagatgtaaatgttGGTAGCTGTCTTCATCTTGGTGTGTctgcagagaggaaagaaggCTTCACTTGGCCTGTGAGACCTGGCAGCAAAGGGTAAGGGGCCCTTCTTCTTGGCCATCACAGGGGCAACCACTCTGACCCCTGTCAAAATGTAGGCTCCTGGGCCCAGCCCAGTGATATGGAGCCTGGAggcaaatattttaacaaatttttcAAGTACTTACAGTATACAAAACAGTTCATAACCTAAAGACTGCTCTGCTTTGGAAAAAATGGGTGTGTGGGCAGACCAGTATAAGCCTGACCCTGCATGAGAGCAGAGGAAGAACTCATAAAACAAAGAACCTGTCCTCCTCCCTTTTAAGGCTACCCTAAGACCCTTCTTGGACCAAAATGCTGGCCTTCCACCATCAAAGGTTTCCAGGGACTCCAGAATCTGTAAGAGCAGACTAAACCAGGCCTCACTGTTGCTTAGCAACTGAGACAGAAAATGGTGACAGGAAGGGGATGGATGCTAATGGGGTCTGATTGTATCCAAGAACTTGGCACAGGGCTGGGGAAATTGTGGGTGCTTAATATCTGCTGAATGAATTAACAGTTCTGAGAGTAGTGATGGTAGTAGTGTTGATGGTGGTGGTAAttatggtggagatggtggtgatgatggtgatgatgctgatggtggtggtggtggtggcagtggtagtgatagtgctgctgctgctgctactcttACTGGTGgcagtgatggtggtgatgatggtgatcgtggtggtggtgatggcggttgtggtggtgatggtggttgtaatggtgatggtagtggtgatggcggtggtggtggtgatggcggtggtggtggtgatggcggttgtggtggtgatggtggttgtaATGGTGATGGTAGTGGTGATGGCGGCAGTGGTGGTtgtagtggtgatggtggtggtagtggtagtgATGGCAGTGGTGCCGCTGCTGCTCTTACTGGTGGCAGTGATGGTAGggcaatggtggtggtggtaactgAGGTGGCAgtgatggtagtggtggtggtgatggcagtggtggtgatgatggtggttgtagtggtgatggtggtggtggcagtgatggtggtggtgatggtggtggtggtggcggtgatggtggtggtggtaactgaggtggcagtggtggtggtggtgatggtggtggtgatggttgtagtggtgatggtggtggtagtggtagtgATGGCAGTGGTGCCGCTGCTGCTCTTACTGGTGGCAGTGATGgtggggtgatggtggtggtggtaactgAGGTGgcagtgatggtggtgatggtagtggtgatggcggtggtggtgatgatggtggttgtagtggtgatggtggtggtagcagtgatggtggtggtgatggtggtggtggtggtggtggtgatggcggttgtggaggtgatggtggttgtaatggtgatggtagtggtgatggtggtggtagtggtagtgATGgcagtggtgctgctgctgctactcttACTGGAGGCAGCGATGAtggggtgatggtggtgatggtggtagcaGAGGCAACAAGGTTCCATGTCTATTAGGCTACCATGAAGGAATCTGGGGTTTAGTTCTGCATTTTAGAGAGGGATTAAGAATAATCCCAAAGAGGCTTTAATTATGACAGAATaacaatgataatgatgatggcaCATGCCTGTGCCAAGTTCTTCATTTGAGTTTTATCTCATTTAAGATTTCAaaactgggggggtgggggagaaaaaaaaaagatttcaaaactGCTAGTTTGATGCCCACTCTGTACATGAGGATATTCAGGCTCAGAGGATCTAAATGGCCTTCTCAATGCCATAGAGCTGATAAAGGGAAAAGTGGGTCAAAAGAACTAGGAGAGAAGCCACAGACAGGAGAAAAGATTTGCCAAAAACACATCTGATACAGGACTGCTAATACTCAACAATAAGAGGCAACCtggttaaaaaatgggccaaagaccttaacagaacctcaccaaagaatatatacagacagcaaataagcacatgaaaaaatgctccacCTCATATGTCATCAGAGAAATAGGAATTAAAACAACGAGATACCACcacatacctattagaatgaccAGCATTTGGAGCTCTGACCCACTAAATGCTGGTGAGGACATGAAACAGTACAGCCACTTTGAAAGACAATTGATAGTTTCTTACAAAGCAGACTCCTTCCATAAGATGCAGCATCACCTACCCTTTGATATTTCCACAAATGAGTTGAAAACACACCCAAATAAAAACCTACATAtggatgttcacagcagcatgatTCCcagttgccaaaacttggaagcaaccaagatgtcctccagtaggtggatggataaataaactgtggcttacccataaaatggaatattattcagcaataaaatgaaatgagctatcaagccatgaaaagacatggaagaaacttacATGCAtattgctaaatgaaaaaaagccAATCTTAAGAGGCTACAGACTGCATGATGCCAacattctggaaaatgcaaaacTACGGAgagagtaaaaagatcagtgtttGCCAGGGGTTGGGAGGTAGCAAGGCTGaggaggatttttagggcaatgaaactATTTGGCACGATACTATAACTGTAGATGAGTGTGcaagcttagtcgtgtccaactctttgtgaccctgtggactgtagcccaccaagctcctctgtttgtagggttttccaggcaagaatactggagtgggttgccatttccttctccaggggatcttcccagcccagggatcaaacccacacctcctacgtctcctacattggcaggcaggttcttttaccactaagtcacctgagaagccccataatTGTAGATACATATCATTATGTATTTGTCCAAAGCCACAGAAAGTATAACACCAAGAGGGAAACCTAACGCAAACTGTCAATTTGGGGGGATTATGATGTGTTGATGTAGGTTCATCAGTCGTGAAAACGTCCTGTTCTGGgagggatgttgataatgggggagaTTAGGCCTGGGGACCGGAGGGCAGGGACTATATGGGAAacctctgtactttctgctcaattttgctgtgacctaaactgttctaaaaaattgcctttaaaaaagagcaaggccaggcttccctggtggctcagtggtaaagaatccacctgccaatacaggagacacgggttcagtctctgatcagggaagattccacatgccacggagcaactaacccttgcaccacaactactgagcctgtgctctagagctcaggagttgcagctacTGAGCTGTGCACTGCAACTGCTGAGGCCCGTGCACCCTGGAGCTCatactccgcaacaagagaagcctctgcaatggGAAGCTCATGCTCCAcaaatagagagtagcccccacttgctgcaactagaggaaaaagtgcgtgcagcaatgaaaacccagtacagctaaataaatacaattaaaaaaagaagggacAAACCCACCCCCAGGTGCCACATTCACCCACAGCAAACCCTCCAGCCACAAGAGGCACGTGAGTCTGGTACCATGGTCTCAGCAATGAGGGAGGGGCGGCTGCTCCTCACAGGTCTGTGTCTGAGTGCACAAGTGATACACACCAGCACATACAAACGTACAAGGGCATgctcaaacacatgcacacatatggacacagacacagacacaaggTCATGTGTACTTGCACTGTGCGGCACACTCAcctgtgcacacatgcatgtgttcAAGCTCATTCATGTCCATGCTCACACATACAAACGTGTGTGCTCACATGTATTGTGGCCATGCACACAGATGCATGTACAAGGGGCAGTACacactgagtatgcacacac
Proteins encoded in this window:
- the OPRL1 gene encoding nociceptin receptor isoform X2; its protein translation is MESLFPAPFWEVLYQEHLQGNLSLLSANHSLLPPHLLLNASHGAFLPLGLKVTIVGLYLAVCIGGLLGNCLVIHTKMKTATNIYIFNLALADTLVLLTLPFQGTDVLLGFWPFGNALCKTVIAIDYYNMFTSTFTLTAMSVDRYVAICHPIRALDVRTSSKAQAVNVAIWALASVVGVPVAIMGSAQVEDEEIECLVEIPTPQDYWGPVFAVCIFLFSFIIPVLIISICYSLMIRRLRGVRLLSGSREKDRNLRRITRLVLVVVAVFVGCWTPVQVFVLVQGLGVQPGSETAVAILRFCTALGYVNSGLNPILYAFLDENFKACFRKFCCASTLRREMQVSDRVRSIAKDVALAHKTAETVPRPA
- the OPRL1 gene encoding nociceptin receptor isoform X1 codes for the protein MESLFPAPFWEVLYQEHLQGNLSLLSANHSLLPPHLLLNASHGAFLPLGLKVTIVGLYLAVCIGGLLGNCLVMYVILRHTKMKTATNIYIFNLALADTLVLLTLPFQGTDVLLGFWPFGNALCKTVIAIDYYNMFTSTFTLTAMSVDRYVAICHPIRALDVRTSSKAQAVNVAIWALASVVGVPVAIMGSAQVEDEEIECLVEIPTPQDYWGPVFAVCIFLFSFIIPVLIISICYSLMIRRLRGVRLLSGSREKDRNLRRITRLVLVVVAVFVGCWTPVQVFVLVQGLGVQPGSETAVAILRFCTALGYVNSGLNPILYAFLDENFKACFRKFCCASTLRREMQVSDRVRSIAKDVALAHKTAETVPRPA